One window of Papaver somniferum cultivar HN1 chromosome 9, ASM357369v1, whole genome shotgun sequence genomic DNA carries:
- the LOC113310287 gene encoding DNA-(apurinic or apyrimidinic site) lyase, chloroplastic-like isoform X4, protein MPLNCASSCLTYAYFSQFVSSFSGFRCDYPGFAATSRNLSLKVKARVKTDRLISSPLSTSPNMSSNNKHKKLKQSTADVVMKSDEVKDEVLEMKNVKESGSIELEGLTFHQLRTMSRNHGIPAKGSKDDLLLALKGFVDNEKDGSQNTIPDESFGNQQKKRRRKPTIVNGATIAVTADTVIAEKKLSVATKEVPVLDTKPSRAQKKGSTKTVKQDEGSISVSGNQSEPWTMLAHKKPEPGWIPYNPRTMRPPPLADGIKSVKLISWNVNGLRALLKLEGFSALQLAKRENFDVLCLQETKLQEKDVEDIKRCLIEGYDNSFWTCSVSKLGYSGTAIISRIKPVSVRYGLGIQDHDSEGRLVKVEFDTFYLLNGYVPNSGDGLKRLSYRVTQWDSSLANYMKELEKSKPVILTGDLNCAHQEIDIYNPAGNRRSAGFTIEERQSFETNFLSKGYVDTFRRQHPGVVGYTYWGYRHNGRVTNKGWRLDYFLASESLADKVHDSYILPDVLGSDHCPIGLILKL, encoded by the exons ATGCCATTAAACTGCGCCAGTTCCTGCTTAACGTATGCCTACTTCTCTCAATTTGTTTCTTCCTTTTCAGGGTTTCGGTGTGATTATCCAG GATTTGCAGCAACTTCGAGAAACTTGAGTCTTAAAGTGAAAGCTAGGGTGAAAACAGATCGTCTCATTTCATCACCATTGTCGACATCACCAAACATGTCCTCTAATAATAAACACAAGAAGCTGAAGCAATCAACTGCAGATGTTGTTATG AAAAGCGATGAAGTAAAAGATGAGGTTTTGGAAATGAAAAATGTTAAGGAGAGCGGTTCAATTGAACTTGAAGGATTGACGTTTCATCAACTGAGAACCATGTCAAG GAATCATGGTATCCCTGCTAAAGGTTCTAAGGATGACCTTCTGCTGGCCTTGAAGGGATTCGTGGATAATGAGAAAGATG GAAGCCAAAACACTATCCCAGATGAGTCCTTCGGGAACCaacagaagaagagaagaagaaaaccaaccaTAGTGAATGGCGCTACTATTGCTGTTACAGCAGACACTGTCATAGCAGAGAAAAAGTTATCTGTCGCAACAAAAGAGGTTCCAG TGCTAGATACAAAGCCATCCCGAGCTCAGAAAAAGGGAAGTACCAAAACTGTGAAACAAGATGAAGGATCCATTTCTGTGTCTGGAAATCAGAGTGAGCCTTGGACAATGCTTGCGCACAAAAAACCAGAACCAGGATGGATACCATATAATCCAAGAACGATGAGGCCTCCACCGCTTGCAGATGGTATAAAATCTGTGAAATTGATCTCTTGGAATGTTAATGGCTTAAGAGCTTTGTTAAAATTGGAGGGCTTCTCCGCGCTGCAACTCGCGAAACGGGAGAACTTTGATGTGTTGTGCTTGCAAGAAACCAAACTTCAG GAGAAGGATGTCGAGGATATCAAGAGGTGCCTTATAGAGGGCTACGATAATAGCTTCTGGACTTGCAGTGTTTCAAAGCTTGGTTACTCTGGTACAGCTATCATTTCCAGG ATAAAGCCAGTGTCAGTCAGATATGGACTAGGCATACAGGATCATGACAGTGAAGGACGCCTTGTGAAAGTGGAATTTGATACATTTTACTTACTAAACGGATATGTTCCAAATTCTGGGGATGGTTTGAAAAGACTG TCGTACAGGGTTACACAGTGGGATTCATCTCTTGCTAACTACATGAAG GAATTGGAAAAGTCAAAGCCTGTAATTCTGACTGGGGATCTGAACTGTGCACATCAGGAGATAGACATTTATAACCCTGCT GGAAATCGAAGAAGTGCCGGGTTTACAATCGAGGAGAGGCAATCATTTGAGACAAACTTCTTGTCGAAAGGTTATGTTGATACGTTCAGGCGACAACATCCTGGCGTTGTTGGCTATACGTACTGGGGTTATAGGCATAATGGGCGGGTGACAAATAAAG GATGGCGTCTTGACTATTTTCTGGCTTCAGAATCTCTAGCAGACAAAGTACATGACTCTTACATTCTTCCAGATGTTCTTGGTAGCGACCACTGCCCAATTGGTCTCATTCTCAAGCTTTAG
- the LOC113310287 gene encoding DNA-(apurinic or apyrimidinic site) lyase, chloroplastic-like isoform X3 — MPLNCASSCLTYAYFSQFVSSFSGFRCDYPGFAATSRNLSLKVKARVKTDRLISSPLSTSPNMSSNNKHKKLKQSTADVVMKSDEVKDEVLEMKNVKESGSIELEGLTFHQLRTMSRNHGIPAKGSKDDLLLALKGFVDNEKDEHVNSEKKLRDPENVASGSQNTIPDESFGNQQKKRRRKPTIVNGATIAVTADTVIAEKKLSVATKEVPVLDTKPSRAQKKGSTKTVKQDEGSISVSGNQSEPWTMLAHKKPEPGWIPYNPRTMRPPPLADGIKSVKLISWNVNGLRALLKLEGFSALQLAKRENFDVLCLQETKLQEKDVEDIKRCLIEGYDNSFWTCSVSKLGYSGTAIISRIKPVSVRYGLGIQDHDSEGRLVKVEFDTFYLLNGYVPNSGDGLKRLSYRVTQWDSSLANYMKELEKSKPVILTGDLNCAHQEIDIYNPAGNRRSAGFTIEERQSFETNFLSKGYVDTFRRQHPGVVGYTYWGYRHNGRVTNKGWRLDYFLASESLADKVHDSYILPDVLGSDHCPIGLILKL, encoded by the exons ATGCCATTAAACTGCGCCAGTTCCTGCTTAACGTATGCCTACTTCTCTCAATTTGTTTCTTCCTTTTCAGGGTTTCGGTGTGATTATCCAG GATTTGCAGCAACTTCGAGAAACTTGAGTCTTAAAGTGAAAGCTAGGGTGAAAACAGATCGTCTCATTTCATCACCATTGTCGACATCACCAAACATGTCCTCTAATAATAAACACAAGAAGCTGAAGCAATCAACTGCAGATGTTGTTATG AAAAGCGATGAAGTAAAAGATGAGGTTTTGGAAATGAAAAATGTTAAGGAGAGCGGTTCAATTGAACTTGAAGGATTGACGTTTCATCAACTGAGAACCATGTCAAG GAATCATGGTATCCCTGCTAAAGGTTCTAAGGATGACCTTCTGCTGGCCTTGAAGGGATTCGTGGATAATGAGAAAGATG AACATGTCAATTCCGAGAAGAAACTAAGGGACCCTGAAAATGTTGCATCAGGAAGCCAAAACACTATCCCAGATGAGTCCTTCGGGAACCaacagaagaagagaagaagaaaaccaaccaTAGTGAATGGCGCTACTATTGCTGTTACAGCAGACACTGTCATAGCAGAGAAAAAGTTATCTGTCGCAACAAAAGAGGTTCCAG TGCTAGATACAAAGCCATCCCGAGCTCAGAAAAAGGGAAGTACCAAAACTGTGAAACAAGATGAAGGATCCATTTCTGTGTCTGGAAATCAGAGTGAGCCTTGGACAATGCTTGCGCACAAAAAACCAGAACCAGGATGGATACCATATAATCCAAGAACGATGAGGCCTCCACCGCTTGCAGATGGTATAAAATCTGTGAAATTGATCTCTTGGAATGTTAATGGCTTAAGAGCTTTGTTAAAATTGGAGGGCTTCTCCGCGCTGCAACTCGCGAAACGGGAGAACTTTGATGTGTTGTGCTTGCAAGAAACCAAACTTCAG GAGAAGGATGTCGAGGATATCAAGAGGTGCCTTATAGAGGGCTACGATAATAGCTTCTGGACTTGCAGTGTTTCAAAGCTTGGTTACTCTGGTACAGCTATCATTTCCAGG ATAAAGCCAGTGTCAGTCAGATATGGACTAGGCATACAGGATCATGACAGTGAAGGACGCCTTGTGAAAGTGGAATTTGATACATTTTACTTACTAAACGGATATGTTCCAAATTCTGGGGATGGTTTGAAAAGACTG TCGTACAGGGTTACACAGTGGGATTCATCTCTTGCTAACTACATGAAG GAATTGGAAAAGTCAAAGCCTGTAATTCTGACTGGGGATCTGAACTGTGCACATCAGGAGATAGACATTTATAACCCTGCT GGAAATCGAAGAAGTGCCGGGTTTACAATCGAGGAGAGGCAATCATTTGAGACAAACTTCTTGTCGAAAGGTTATGTTGATACGTTCAGGCGACAACATCCTGGCGTTGTTGGCTATACGTACTGGGGTTATAGGCATAATGGGCGGGTGACAAATAAAG GATGGCGTCTTGACTATTTTCTGGCTTCAGAATCTCTAGCAGACAAAGTACATGACTCTTACATTCTTCCAGATGTTCTTGGTAGCGACCACTGCCCAATTGGTCTCATTCTCAAGCTTTAG
- the LOC113310287 gene encoding DNA-(apurinic or apyrimidinic site) lyase, chloroplastic-like isoform X1, producing MPLNCASSCLTYAYFSQFVSSFSGFRCDYPGFAATSRNLSLKVKARVKTDRLISSPLSTSPNMSSNNKHKKLKQSTADVVMKSDEVKDEVLEMKNVKESGSIELEGLTFHQLRTMSRNHGIPAKGSKDDLLLALKGFVDNEKDVNFVDTLEHVNSEKKLRDPENVASGSQNTIPDESFGNQQKKRRRKPTIVNGATIAVTADTVIAEKKLSVATKEVPVLDTKPSRAQKKGSTKTVKQDEGSISVSGNQSEPWTMLAHKKPEPGWIPYNPRTMRPPPLADGIKSVKLISWNVNGLRALLKLEGFSALQLAKRENFDVLCLQETKLQEKDVEDIKRCLIEGYDNSFWTCSVSKLGYSGTAIISRIKPVSVRYGLGIQDHDSEGRLVKVEFDTFYLLNGYVPNSGDGLKRLSYRVTQWDSSLANYMKELEKSKPVILTGDLNCAHQEIDIYNPAGNRRSAGFTIEERQSFETNFLSKGYVDTFRRQHPGVVGYTYWGYRHNGRVTNKGWRLDYFLASESLADKVHDSYILPDVLGSDHCPIGLILKL from the exons ATGCCATTAAACTGCGCCAGTTCCTGCTTAACGTATGCCTACTTCTCTCAATTTGTTTCTTCCTTTTCAGGGTTTCGGTGTGATTATCCAG GATTTGCAGCAACTTCGAGAAACTTGAGTCTTAAAGTGAAAGCTAGGGTGAAAACAGATCGTCTCATTTCATCACCATTGTCGACATCACCAAACATGTCCTCTAATAATAAACACAAGAAGCTGAAGCAATCAACTGCAGATGTTGTTATG AAAAGCGATGAAGTAAAAGATGAGGTTTTGGAAATGAAAAATGTTAAGGAGAGCGGTTCAATTGAACTTGAAGGATTGACGTTTCATCAACTGAGAACCATGTCAAG GAATCATGGTATCCCTGCTAAAGGTTCTAAGGATGACCTTCTGCTGGCCTTGAAGGGATTCGTGGATAATGAGAAAGATG TCAATTTTGTTGATACGTTAGAACATGTCAATTCCGAGAAGAAACTAAGGGACCCTGAAAATGTTGCATCAGGAAGCCAAAACACTATCCCAGATGAGTCCTTCGGGAACCaacagaagaagagaagaagaaaaccaaccaTAGTGAATGGCGCTACTATTGCTGTTACAGCAGACACTGTCATAGCAGAGAAAAAGTTATCTGTCGCAACAAAAGAGGTTCCAG TGCTAGATACAAAGCCATCCCGAGCTCAGAAAAAGGGAAGTACCAAAACTGTGAAACAAGATGAAGGATCCATTTCTGTGTCTGGAAATCAGAGTGAGCCTTGGACAATGCTTGCGCACAAAAAACCAGAACCAGGATGGATACCATATAATCCAAGAACGATGAGGCCTCCACCGCTTGCAGATGGTATAAAATCTGTGAAATTGATCTCTTGGAATGTTAATGGCTTAAGAGCTTTGTTAAAATTGGAGGGCTTCTCCGCGCTGCAACTCGCGAAACGGGAGAACTTTGATGTGTTGTGCTTGCAAGAAACCAAACTTCAG GAGAAGGATGTCGAGGATATCAAGAGGTGCCTTATAGAGGGCTACGATAATAGCTTCTGGACTTGCAGTGTTTCAAAGCTTGGTTACTCTGGTACAGCTATCATTTCCAGG ATAAAGCCAGTGTCAGTCAGATATGGACTAGGCATACAGGATCATGACAGTGAAGGACGCCTTGTGAAAGTGGAATTTGATACATTTTACTTACTAAACGGATATGTTCCAAATTCTGGGGATGGTTTGAAAAGACTG TCGTACAGGGTTACACAGTGGGATTCATCTCTTGCTAACTACATGAAG GAATTGGAAAAGTCAAAGCCTGTAATTCTGACTGGGGATCTGAACTGTGCACATCAGGAGATAGACATTTATAACCCTGCT GGAAATCGAAGAAGTGCCGGGTTTACAATCGAGGAGAGGCAATCATTTGAGACAAACTTCTTGTCGAAAGGTTATGTTGATACGTTCAGGCGACAACATCCTGGCGTTGTTGGCTATACGTACTGGGGTTATAGGCATAATGGGCGGGTGACAAATAAAG GATGGCGTCTTGACTATTTTCTGGCTTCAGAATCTCTAGCAGACAAAGTACATGACTCTTACATTCTTCCAGATGTTCTTGGTAGCGACCACTGCCCAATTGGTCTCATTCTCAAGCTTTAG
- the LOC113310287 gene encoding DNA-(apurinic or apyrimidinic site) lyase, chloroplastic-like isoform X2, which yields MPLNCASSCLTYAYFSQFVSSFSGFRCDYPGFAATSRNLSLKVKARVKTDRLISSPLSTSPNMSSNNKHKKLKQSTADVVMKSDEVKDEVLEMKNVKESGSIELEGLTFHQLRTMSRNHGIPAKGSKDDLLLALKGFVDNEKDVNFVDTLEHVNSEKKLRDPENVASGSQNTIPDESFGNQQKKRRRKPTIVNGATIAVTADTVIAEKKLSVATKEVPDTKPSRAQKKGSTKTVKQDEGSISVSGNQSEPWTMLAHKKPEPGWIPYNPRTMRPPPLADGIKSVKLISWNVNGLRALLKLEGFSALQLAKRENFDVLCLQETKLQEKDVEDIKRCLIEGYDNSFWTCSVSKLGYSGTAIISRIKPVSVRYGLGIQDHDSEGRLVKVEFDTFYLLNGYVPNSGDGLKRLSYRVTQWDSSLANYMKELEKSKPVILTGDLNCAHQEIDIYNPAGNRRSAGFTIEERQSFETNFLSKGYVDTFRRQHPGVVGYTYWGYRHNGRVTNKGWRLDYFLASESLADKVHDSYILPDVLGSDHCPIGLILKL from the exons ATGCCATTAAACTGCGCCAGTTCCTGCTTAACGTATGCCTACTTCTCTCAATTTGTTTCTTCCTTTTCAGGGTTTCGGTGTGATTATCCAG GATTTGCAGCAACTTCGAGAAACTTGAGTCTTAAAGTGAAAGCTAGGGTGAAAACAGATCGTCTCATTTCATCACCATTGTCGACATCACCAAACATGTCCTCTAATAATAAACACAAGAAGCTGAAGCAATCAACTGCAGATGTTGTTATG AAAAGCGATGAAGTAAAAGATGAGGTTTTGGAAATGAAAAATGTTAAGGAGAGCGGTTCAATTGAACTTGAAGGATTGACGTTTCATCAACTGAGAACCATGTCAAG GAATCATGGTATCCCTGCTAAAGGTTCTAAGGATGACCTTCTGCTGGCCTTGAAGGGATTCGTGGATAATGAGAAAGATG TCAATTTTGTTGATACGTTAGAACATGTCAATTCCGAGAAGAAACTAAGGGACCCTGAAAATGTTGCATCAGGAAGCCAAAACACTATCCCAGATGAGTCCTTCGGGAACCaacagaagaagagaagaagaaaaccaaccaTAGTGAATGGCGCTACTATTGCTGTTACAGCAGACACTGTCATAGCAGAGAAAAAGTTATCTGTCGCAACAAAAGAGGTTCCAG ATACAAAGCCATCCCGAGCTCAGAAAAAGGGAAGTACCAAAACTGTGAAACAAGATGAAGGATCCATTTCTGTGTCTGGAAATCAGAGTGAGCCTTGGACAATGCTTGCGCACAAAAAACCAGAACCAGGATGGATACCATATAATCCAAGAACGATGAGGCCTCCACCGCTTGCAGATGGTATAAAATCTGTGAAATTGATCTCTTGGAATGTTAATGGCTTAAGAGCTTTGTTAAAATTGGAGGGCTTCTCCGCGCTGCAACTCGCGAAACGGGAGAACTTTGATGTGTTGTGCTTGCAAGAAACCAAACTTCAG GAGAAGGATGTCGAGGATATCAAGAGGTGCCTTATAGAGGGCTACGATAATAGCTTCTGGACTTGCAGTGTTTCAAAGCTTGGTTACTCTGGTACAGCTATCATTTCCAGG ATAAAGCCAGTGTCAGTCAGATATGGACTAGGCATACAGGATCATGACAGTGAAGGACGCCTTGTGAAAGTGGAATTTGATACATTTTACTTACTAAACGGATATGTTCCAAATTCTGGGGATGGTTTGAAAAGACTG TCGTACAGGGTTACACAGTGGGATTCATCTCTTGCTAACTACATGAAG GAATTGGAAAAGTCAAAGCCTGTAATTCTGACTGGGGATCTGAACTGTGCACATCAGGAGATAGACATTTATAACCCTGCT GGAAATCGAAGAAGTGCCGGGTTTACAATCGAGGAGAGGCAATCATTTGAGACAAACTTCTTGTCGAAAGGTTATGTTGATACGTTCAGGCGACAACATCCTGGCGTTGTTGGCTATACGTACTGGGGTTATAGGCATAATGGGCGGGTGACAAATAAAG GATGGCGTCTTGACTATTTTCTGGCTTCAGAATCTCTAGCAGACAAAGTACATGACTCTTACATTCTTCCAGATGTTCTTGGTAGCGACCACTGCCCAATTGGTCTCATTCTCAAGCTTTAG
- the LOC113310288 gene encoding uncharacterized protein LOC113310288, which produces MASLMTTLNISFHNSSSTTLFHNNFRTSFTPKSLCFQPLLSSSSNLSTQITKHNLLHHHHKQKKRGFAIITRAAPTTANLIFAFVFPLTLLLVTIFTSIKIADKLDQDFVEELAINQAIMEGKDEKEDSLASLEEEEPATVTRTRNRPKREA; this is translated from the exons ATGGCGAGTCTCATGACAACCTTGAATATTTCATTTCACAATTCATCATCAACTACTCTTTTTCACAATAACTTCAGAACTTCATTCACACCAAAATCCCTTTGTTTTCAGCcattactttcttcttcttcaaatttatctactcaaattacaaaacataatcttcttcatcatcatcataaacaaAAAAAACGAGGGTTTGCAATAATTACCCGTGCAGCTCCAACCACTGCCAACCTTATTTTTGCTTTTGTATTTCCACTCACTCTTCTCCTTGTCACCATTTTCACTTCCATTAAAATTGCAGACAAGCTTGACCAGGATTTCGTTGAAGAG CTTGCCATTAATCAAGCAATTATGGAAGGGAAGGATGAAAAGGAAGATAGTCTTGCATCACTGGAGGAAGAAGAACCTGCCACAGTTACAAGAACTCGTAACCGTCCCAAACGCGAAGCTTAG
- the LOC113310287 gene encoding DNA-(apurinic or apyrimidinic site) lyase, chloroplastic-like isoform X5: protein MSSNNKHKKLKQSTADVVMKSDEVKDEVLEMKNVKESGSIELEGLTFHQLRTMSRNHGIPAKGSKDDLLLALKGFVDNEKDVNFVDTLEHVNSEKKLRDPENVASGSQNTIPDESFGNQQKKRRRKPTIVNGATIAVTADTVIAEKKLSVATKEVPVLDTKPSRAQKKGSTKTVKQDEGSISVSGNQSEPWTMLAHKKPEPGWIPYNPRTMRPPPLADGIKSVKLISWNVNGLRALLKLEGFSALQLAKRENFDVLCLQETKLQEKDVEDIKRCLIEGYDNSFWTCSVSKLGYSGTAIISRIKPVSVRYGLGIQDHDSEGRLVKVEFDTFYLLNGYVPNSGDGLKRLSYRVTQWDSSLANYMKELEKSKPVILTGDLNCAHQEIDIYNPAGNRRSAGFTIEERQSFETNFLSKGYVDTFRRQHPGVVGYTYWGYRHNGRVTNKGWRLDYFLASESLADKVHDSYILPDVLGSDHCPIGLILKL from the exons ATGTCCTCTAATAATAAACACAAGAAGCTGAAGCAATCAACTGCAGATGTTGTTATG AAAAGCGATGAAGTAAAAGATGAGGTTTTGGAAATGAAAAATGTTAAGGAGAGCGGTTCAATTGAACTTGAAGGATTGACGTTTCATCAACTGAGAACCATGTCAAG GAATCATGGTATCCCTGCTAAAGGTTCTAAGGATGACCTTCTGCTGGCCTTGAAGGGATTCGTGGATAATGAGAAAGATG TCAATTTTGTTGATACGTTAGAACATGTCAATTCCGAGAAGAAACTAAGGGACCCTGAAAATGTTGCATCAGGAAGCCAAAACACTATCCCAGATGAGTCCTTCGGGAACCaacagaagaagagaagaagaaaaccaaccaTAGTGAATGGCGCTACTATTGCTGTTACAGCAGACACTGTCATAGCAGAGAAAAAGTTATCTGTCGCAACAAAAGAGGTTCCAG TGCTAGATACAAAGCCATCCCGAGCTCAGAAAAAGGGAAGTACCAAAACTGTGAAACAAGATGAAGGATCCATTTCTGTGTCTGGAAATCAGAGTGAGCCTTGGACAATGCTTGCGCACAAAAAACCAGAACCAGGATGGATACCATATAATCCAAGAACGATGAGGCCTCCACCGCTTGCAGATGGTATAAAATCTGTGAAATTGATCTCTTGGAATGTTAATGGCTTAAGAGCTTTGTTAAAATTGGAGGGCTTCTCCGCGCTGCAACTCGCGAAACGGGAGAACTTTGATGTGTTGTGCTTGCAAGAAACCAAACTTCAG GAGAAGGATGTCGAGGATATCAAGAGGTGCCTTATAGAGGGCTACGATAATAGCTTCTGGACTTGCAGTGTTTCAAAGCTTGGTTACTCTGGTACAGCTATCATTTCCAGG ATAAAGCCAGTGTCAGTCAGATATGGACTAGGCATACAGGATCATGACAGTGAAGGACGCCTTGTGAAAGTGGAATTTGATACATTTTACTTACTAAACGGATATGTTCCAAATTCTGGGGATGGTTTGAAAAGACTG TCGTACAGGGTTACACAGTGGGATTCATCTCTTGCTAACTACATGAAG GAATTGGAAAAGTCAAAGCCTGTAATTCTGACTGGGGATCTGAACTGTGCACATCAGGAGATAGACATTTATAACCCTGCT GGAAATCGAAGAAGTGCCGGGTTTACAATCGAGGAGAGGCAATCATTTGAGACAAACTTCTTGTCGAAAGGTTATGTTGATACGTTCAGGCGACAACATCCTGGCGTTGTTGGCTATACGTACTGGGGTTATAGGCATAATGGGCGGGTGACAAATAAAG GATGGCGTCTTGACTATTTTCTGGCTTCAGAATCTCTAGCAGACAAAGTACATGACTCTTACATTCTTCCAGATGTTCTTGGTAGCGACCACTGCCCAATTGGTCTCATTCTCAAGCTTTAG